A single region of the Amia ocellicauda isolate fAmiCal2 chromosome 8, fAmiCal2.hap1, whole genome shotgun sequence genome encodes:
- the klf9 gene encoding Krueppel-like factor 9, which yields MSDVDFAAECLVSISNRAAVHRCPEFLMPEEVTRETQEKGTLLMVASILLDLNKCNPLPSKRLSESDPAEVLVSRVGGDAYDFGRTKQKSRVLRPTSDRKGGKLRLAAEKRHSCPHTGCGKVYGKSSHLKAHFRVHTGERPFKCTWPDCLKKFSRSDELTRHYRTHTGEKRFSCPLCDKCFMRSDHLTKHARRHADFHPSMIKKASWRTRSSASCSSSESGDLMSASN from the exons ATGTCTGACGTTGATTTTGCGGCGGAGTGCTTGGTTTCCATATCTAACCGGGCAGCTGTACACCGCTGTCCTGAATTCCTGATGCCCGAAGAGGTGACGAGGGAGACCCAGGAGAAGGGGACTCTACTGATGGTGGCGAGCATTTTGCTGGACTTGAATAAATGCAACCCCCTTCCGAGCAAGCGCCTGAGTGAAAGCGACCCGGCCGAGGTCCTGGTCAGCCGGGTCGGCGGAGACGCGTACGATTTCGGACGGACGAAGCAGAAGTCGCGGGTCTTAAGACCGACGTCCGACAGAAAAGGTGGGAAGCTGCGTCTGGCGGCCGAGAAGAGACACAGCTGCCCCCACACCGGCTGCGGGAAGGTGTACGGGAAATCGTCGCACTTGAAAGCGCACTTCAGGGTACACACCG GTGAAAGGCCCTTCAAATGCACTTGGCCCGATTGTTTGAAGAAGTTCTCTCGCTCGGACGAGCTGACGCGCCACTATCGCACACATACCGGTGAGAAGAGGTTCAGCTGCCCACTGTGTGACAAGTGCTTCATGAGGAGTGACCACCTGACCAAGCATGCCCGACGCCATGCCGACTTCCATCCCAGCATGATCAAGAAGGCCAGCTGGAGGACGCGCTCTTCAGCCTCTTGCTCCTCCTCGGAGTCGGGGGACCTGATGTCTGCGAGTAACTGA